The Roseimicrobium gellanilyticum DNA segment ACGTGCTTTACGCATGAATTGGCGAAAGTTGGTTTCGAAGTTCATCGTCAAAAACCGCAACGAATCGTTTATGAAGGTATTGTGCTGGAGGACGCGCTCAGACTGGACCTCGTAGTCAACGACATCGTTCTCATCGAGGTTAAAGCGGTTGAGAAAATTCAGCCCATCCACAAAGCGCAGTTGCGGACCTATCTCAAACTGGCCAATCGCCGCCTGGGACTGCTCATCAATTTCAATTCAGAGCTCGTTAAGAACGACATTCATAGGGTGGTGAACGGCGAGGTCACCGATTGACTCCCATCTTGCGACGGGCGATCCCTGCGCGTCTCTGCCTCCTCTGCATCGAGGCGCTACCCTCGCTGGACCCTGCTG contains these protein-coding regions:
- a CDS encoding GxxExxY protein encodes the protein MRSEPTPHENEIAAKAIGCAIRVHRTLGPGLLESIYETCFTHELAKVGFEVHRQKPQRIVYEGIVLEDALRLDLVVNDIVLIEVKAVEKIQPIHKAQLRTYLKLANRRLGLLINFNSELVKNDIHRVVNGEVTD